Proteins from a single region of Terriglobales bacterium:
- a CDS encoding class II aldolase/adducin family protein, producing MKSERQQREDIVRFGRMLHQRGYVAATDGNLSVRLDHETVLSTPTGMSKGMLEPEDLVVVDMKGKRVTGRRQVSSEIGMHLLIYSARPDTHGIVHAHPPTATGYAAAGLPLNQALVSEIVLSLGCIPLARYATPGTPELVNELEPLVPQYDAILMANHGVVTYADDLARAYMKMETVEHFAQIALVTHLLGRQQLLTQDEVSKLIDARERYGITGPSKSVPACPVTAGPAPATSRESAPVAAAARAGEARPDGRITVTREELAAIVEDALRQTGKRRW from the coding sequence ATGAAGAGCGAACGCCAGCAGCGAGAAGACATCGTCCGCTTCGGACGCATGCTGCACCAGCGCGGCTACGTCGCCGCCACCGACGGCAACCTCTCGGTCCGCCTCGATCACGAGACTGTCCTTTCCACACCTACTGGCATGAGCAAGGGCATGCTCGAGCCTGAGGACCTGGTGGTGGTGGACATGAAAGGCAAGCGGGTCACCGGCCGGCGCCAGGTCTCCAGCGAAATCGGCATGCACCTGCTCATCTATTCCGCGCGTCCTGACACACACGGCATCGTCCACGCGCATCCGCCGACCGCGACCGGCTACGCTGCCGCCGGCCTGCCGCTCAACCAGGCGCTGGTTTCGGAAATCGTGCTTTCGCTCGGTTGCATTCCGCTGGCGCGGTACGCCACTCCCGGCACGCCCGAACTGGTTAACGAACTGGAGCCGCTGGTCCCGCAATATGACGCGATCCTGATGGCCAATCATGGTGTCGTCACTTACGCTGACGACCTTGCGCGCGCCTACATGAAGATGGAAACGGTCGAGCACTTTGCGCAGATCGCGCTCGTCACCCACCTGCTCGGGCGCCAGCAACTGCTCACCCAGGATGAAGTCAGCAAGCTCATCGATGCGCGCGAGCGCTATGGCATCACCGGTCCGTCAAAATCCGTGCCCGCCTGCCCGGTGACGGCAGGACCGGCGCCCGCGACGTCGCGGGAGTCTGCGCCCGTGGCTGCCGCGGCCAGAGCGGGCGAAGCAAGACCGGATGGCAGAATTACGGTGACGCGGGAAGAACTGGCCGCCATCGTCGAAGACGCGCTTCGCCAGACCGGCAAGCGCAGATGGTAA
- the eutM gene encoding ethanolamine utilization microcompartment protein EutM, with protein MGEALGMIETRGLVAMIEASDAMVKAAKVTLVGWEKIGSGYVTAIVRGDVAAVKAATDAGAAAARRVGELIAVHVIPRPHASLEDVLPIGHAISKAVGA; from the coding sequence ATGGGTGAAGCATTGGGAATGATTGAAACGCGCGGCCTGGTAGCCATGATCGAGGCATCCGACGCCATGGTGAAGGCCGCCAAGGTCACGCTGGTTGGTTGGGAAAAGATCGGCTCCGGTTACGTCACCGCTATCGTTCGCGGCGACGTCGCTGCGGTGAAGGCCGCTACCGACGCCGGCGCTGCCGCCGCGCGCCGCGTCGGCGAGCTGATCGCCGTGCACGTGATCCCGCGTCCGCATGCCAGCCTGGAAGACGTGCTGCCCATCGGACACGCCATCTCCAAGGCCGTCGGAGCCTAA
- a CDS encoding EutN/CcmL family microcompartment protein translates to MLLARVVGTVVATRKDDRLQGRKLLVCRPVSPDGTVDGGYVVAVDTVGAGVQETVLLVSGSSARMAGGKDSPVDSAVVGIVDEVRTENESESSFNGKRAATAATAKSKH, encoded by the coding sequence ATGCTTCTTGCTCGCGTAGTTGGCACGGTAGTTGCCACCCGCAAGGACGACCGCCTGCAGGGACGCAAGCTGCTCGTCTGCCGTCCCGTTTCGCCGGACGGCACGGTGGACGGCGGCTACGTTGTTGCCGTGGACACCGTCGGCGCCGGCGTCCAGGAGACGGTTCTGCTGGTGAGCGGTTCCTCGGCGCGGATGGCCGGCGGCAAGGACTCGCCGGTGGACAGCGCTGTCGTCGGCATCGTGGACGAGGTCCGGACGGAGAACGAATCCGAGTCGTCGTTCAACGGCAAGCGGGCCGCCACAGCCGCCACCGCGAAGTCGAAACACTAA
- a CDS encoding EutN/CcmL family microcompartment protein, with translation MMLAKVIGTVVCTVKFPALEGSKLLLLQPVNKDGAPRGKTMVGIDAVGAGVGETVYWCRGREAALAFDPERVSDCSIVGIVDEISVARVSDPSARVEDPTSKSSGPACTAVGPAPVNPRSSKPRNGPEKRGRR, from the coding sequence ATGATGCTCGCCAAAGTCATCGGCACGGTCGTTTGCACGGTCAAGTTCCCGGCGCTGGAGGGAAGCAAGCTCCTGCTGTTGCAGCCGGTGAACAAGGACGGTGCGCCGCGTGGCAAGACCATGGTCGGCATTGACGCCGTCGGCGCCGGAGTTGGCGAGACCGTGTACTGGTGCCGCGGTCGCGAAGCCGCCCTCGCCTTCGATCCTGAGCGCGTCAGCGATTGCAGCATTGTCGGCATCGTGGACGAAATCAGTGTGGCGCGGGTCTCTGACCCAAGTGCCCGCGTCGAAGACCCAACCAGCAAGTCTTCCGGTCCAGCGTGCACTGCCGTCGGACCTGCCCCCGTAAACCCACGCAGTTCGAAGCCGCGAAATGGCCCCGAGAAGCGAGGCCGCCGATGA
- a CDS encoding EutN/CcmL family microcompartment protein, whose protein sequence is MIIGRVLGEVVATRKHRSHEGRKILLVQPLALDDSAKGEPVLALDAVDAGVGDRVLVVQEGYSAMTSVGRPGSPIDMSVIGVVDEVELAADERSFTVG, encoded by the coding sequence ATGATCATCGGGCGCGTTCTCGGAGAAGTCGTCGCCACCCGCAAGCATCGTTCGCATGAAGGACGGAAGATCCTGCTGGTGCAGCCGCTCGCTTTGGACGACTCCGCCAAGGGCGAGCCCGTTCTCGCCCTCGATGCCGTGGATGCCGGTGTCGGCGATCGCGTTTTGGTGGTGCAGGAAGGTTACAGCGCCATGACCTCGGTAGGGCGACCCGGCTCTCCCATCGACATGAGCGTGATTGGCGTGGTGGACGAGGTGGAACTAGCGGCCGATGAACGCTCCTTCACCGTCGGCTGA
- a CDS encoding ATP-binding protein encodes MKRVVVSWSGGKDSAWALHLVRTRGDCEVVALLTTMNAAFDRVAMHAIRREVVEAQARAAGLPLWTVPLPWPCSNQHYETAMSQACKRSLSEGASGFVFGDLFLADIRAYREKQLAGTGLEPIFPLWLQPTADLAREMISAGLRARLTCVDPKQIASSFAGREFDAKLLSDLPATCDPCGEKGEFHTCVYAGPMFARELRIENGEVAERDGFVFADMKLNAPAVLSADGEGAFIGR; translated from the coding sequence GTGAAACGAGTCGTTGTGTCCTGGAGCGGCGGGAAGGACAGCGCGTGGGCGCTGCACCTGGTGCGGACGCGTGGTGACTGCGAGGTTGTCGCCCTGCTGACCACCATGAATGCCGCGTTCGACCGCGTTGCCATGCACGCGATTCGTCGCGAAGTGGTGGAGGCGCAGGCGCGGGCCGCCGGATTGCCGCTGTGGACAGTGCCGCTGCCATGGCCTTGTTCCAACCAGCATTACGAGACGGCGATGTCGCAAGCGTGCAAGCGCTCGTTGAGCGAAGGCGCTAGCGGGTTCGTTTTCGGAGATCTGTTCTTAGCTGACATCCGCGCGTATCGCGAGAAGCAACTTGCGGGTACGGGCCTGGAACCCATTTTCCCGTTGTGGCTGCAGCCCACGGCCGACCTTGCGCGGGAGATGATCAGCGCGGGTTTACGGGCGCGGCTGACGTGCGTGGATCCGAAGCAGATTGCGAGTTCGTTTGCCGGACGGGAGTTCGATGCGAAGCTGCTTTCCGATCTGCCCGCCACCTGTGATCCGTGCGGAGAGAAAGGGGAATTTCACACCTGCGTGTATGCGGGGCCGATGTTCGCGCGCGAGCTGCGCATTGAAAACGGCGAGGTGGCGGAGAGAGACGGGTTTGTATTCGCGGACATGAAGCTCAACGCACCGGCAGTGTTGTCAGCCGACGGTGAAGGAGCGTTCATCGGCCGCTAG
- a CDS encoding TonB-dependent receptor yields MPRAGFFAALCLLLTAASSASDLKVRVVDPQSAVIPGARVTLYLQNSSTAVAVRSTNAEGICEFSGLSARVYRAEVLAPGFAPAKALASPPQAEVTLKLPTAAETVVISAERTPLPTQETGSDTSSLGPEALTSMQPVAAIDMLRFLPGAIVSASGRRGGLSSLFVRGGDSRYNKVIVDGVAVNDPGGTFDFGVVPMYQVDRMEFVRGAESTLYGSDAMTSVIQTWSATGTTRMPELRFGAEGGTFHTARGYASVAGARGRFDYNLFGEQFNTEGQGINDAYSSSLEGANLGVQITPRAAFRLRTRHYTDRSGVQSFWNFNGQPLVPPDTDERARQNNFLASAEFTIVGPSRWQHSFSGFEYHHRRLNLDTFMDPGRESPAFGNFDFPFSDFANLNRAGFDYQGDYVARSWARTTLGYHFEDENGWAGDLTSPPLGHGLRRNHAVFGQEMLTWRRLTVIAGARFEHNESFGNRGLPRVAASVLAWKGGEIFSGTRLRFAYGTGIKEPRLEESFGIGGFGIIPNPNLKAEENRSLEAGVQQSFVMGKYWLGAMYFNNRFTNQIEFNFDPVLFVSQYQNINRSIAHGSEVEFRAWPWARISVDASYTYTSTQILSAPLAFDPLLVAGAPLLRRPRHAASLLALYTSRRWGGNVGVTALGPRADSDFLGLLPPVTHSAGYARVDLGLWRQINPHMTAYVKVENALNRKYEESAGFPALKANFRAGMRFRVGGE; encoded by the coding sequence GTGCCGCGCGCAGGATTTTTTGCCGCGCTCTGCTTGCTGCTGACCGCCGCCAGCTCCGCCTCTGATCTTAAGGTCAGGGTTGTCGATCCGCAGTCTGCGGTGATTCCGGGCGCGCGCGTTACGCTCTATCTCCAGAACAGTTCCACTGCCGTCGCGGTGCGGAGCACGAATGCGGAAGGCATTTGCGAATTCAGCGGATTGAGCGCACGCGTTTATCGCGCCGAAGTCCTGGCGCCGGGGTTCGCGCCGGCAAAGGCCCTCGCCTCGCCCCCGCAGGCGGAGGTCACGCTAAAGCTACCGACCGCGGCGGAAACCGTCGTAATCAGCGCCGAGCGCACGCCCCTGCCGACCCAGGAGACAGGATCGGATACATCGTCGCTGGGCCCGGAGGCGCTCACCTCCATGCAGCCGGTTGCGGCGATTGACATGTTGCGCTTCCTGCCGGGAGCGATCGTCAGCGCCAGTGGTCGTCGCGGAGGGTTGTCGTCGCTGTTCGTGCGCGGCGGAGACTCGCGCTACAACAAGGTCATCGTCGACGGCGTTGCGGTGAACGATCCAGGTGGAACGTTCGACTTCGGCGTGGTACCGATGTACCAGGTGGATCGGATGGAGTTTGTGCGCGGCGCGGAGAGCACGCTGTACGGATCCGATGCCATGACGAGCGTGATCCAGACCTGGAGCGCGACGGGCACGACGCGCATGCCGGAGCTGCGCTTCGGCGCCGAGGGCGGAACGTTCCATACGGCGCGCGGCTACGCGTCGGTTGCGGGGGCGCGCGGGCGCTTCGATTACAACCTGTTCGGCGAGCAGTTCAACACCGAAGGCCAAGGTATCAACGACGCCTACTCGAGTTCGCTCGAGGGCGCGAACCTCGGCGTGCAAATCACGCCGCGCGCCGCCTTCCGGCTGCGGACGCGCCATTACACCGACCGCAGCGGGGTCCAGTCATTTTGGAACTTCAACGGCCAGCCGCTGGTTCCTCCGGACACCGACGAGCGCGCCCGGCAGAACAATTTCCTGGCGAGCGCGGAATTCACTATCGTGGGACCCTCGCGGTGGCAGCATAGTTTCAGCGGCTTCGAGTACCATCACCGGCGCTTGAACCTGGACACGTTTATGGATCCCGGACGTGAGTCGCCCGCATTCGGCAACTTTGATTTTCCATTCTCTGATTTTGCCAATCTGAATCGCGCCGGCTTCGATTATCAGGGCGATTACGTAGCTCGAAGTTGGGCGCGCACGACGCTCGGTTATCACTTCGAGGACGAAAACGGCTGGGCCGGCGATTTGACTTCGCCGCCGCTGGGGCACGGGCTGAGGCGCAATCACGCAGTTTTCGGGCAGGAGATGCTGACCTGGCGCCGCCTGACGGTGATTGCGGGCGCCCGGTTCGAGCATAACGAAAGCTTCGGCAATCGCGGCCTGCCTCGGGTCGCGGCCAGCGTGCTGGCTTGGAAGGGCGGAGAGATTTTTTCCGGCACGCGCCTGCGATTTGCCTACGGAACCGGCATCAAGGAGCCGCGGCTGGAGGAATCGTTCGGCATCGGAGGCTTCGGAATCATTCCCAACCCGAACTTGAAGGCGGAGGAGAACCGGTCGCTGGAGGCGGGCGTGCAACAGAGCTTCGTCATGGGCAAGTACTGGTTGGGCGCCATGTACTTCAACAACCGTTTCACCAACCAGATCGAGTTCAACTTCGACCCGGTGCTGTTCGTCAGCCAGTACCAGAATATCAATCGCTCCATCGCACACGGATCGGAGGTGGAGTTCCGGGCGTGGCCATGGGCGCGAATCAGCGTGGACGCCTCTTACACTTACACCTCGACCCAGATATTGAGTGCGCCGCTGGCGTTCGATCCGCTGCTGGTTGCGGGCGCGCCGCTGCTGCGCCGGCCCAGGCATGCCGCATCTCTGTTGGCGTTGTACACATCGCGTCGCTGGGGAGGAAATGTGGGCGTGACCGCGCTGGGCCCTCGCGCTGACTCGGACTTTCTCGGCCTGCTTCCACCTGTGACACACAGCGCCGGATACGCGCGCGTGGATTTGGGACTGTGGCGACAGATCAACCCGCACATGACGGCCTACGTGAAAGTGGAGAATGCGCTCAACCGGAAGTACGAAGAATCGGCGGGCTTTCCGGCGCTGAAAGCGAACTTCCGGGCCGGAATGAGGTTTCGAGTCGGAGGAGAATAA
- a CDS encoding lysophospholipid acyltransferase family protein, with the protein MPAPTLADDVIERFTLRQRIALALIAAAGSVLVRLIGPTLRYTISIEADGPPSEWVCPAVYVFWHRCVIPALYWYRGKDISVMTSNSFDGEYIARIIEKFGFNAIRGSSTRGGVRALLGMHTEIEAGRAVAFTIDGPRGPRYVAKPGPVLLARNVKLPVLAFHCAVERAWVLNSWDRLIIPKPFSRVVLRVSRPVNIAPDAGSAALEDGHKEMQAALDRARESAEAEFGQNSAQG; encoded by the coding sequence TTGCCCGCGCCCACCTTAGCCGACGATGTTATCGAGCGCTTCACCCTCCGCCAGCGGATTGCGCTGGCGCTCATCGCCGCCGCCGGCTCGGTGCTGGTTCGCCTCATCGGCCCCACCCTCCGTTACACCATTTCCATTGAAGCCGATGGGCCGCCCTCGGAATGGGTCTGCCCCGCCGTTTACGTCTTCTGGCACCGCTGCGTCATCCCGGCGCTCTACTGGTATCGCGGCAAAGACATTTCGGTCATGACCAGCAACAGCTTCGATGGCGAATACATTGCGCGCATCATCGAAAAGTTTGGGTTCAATGCCATCCGTGGATCCTCCACGCGCGGCGGCGTTCGAGCGTTGCTCGGCATGCACACTGAAATTGAAGCCGGGCGGGCCGTCGCCTTCACCATCGACGGACCCCGCGGCCCGCGTTACGTCGCCAAGCCCGGCCCGGTGCTGCTGGCCCGCAACGTCAAGCTGCCCGTGCTCGCTTTCCACTGCGCGGTGGAGCGTGCCTGGGTGCTCAATTCCTGGGATCGGTTGATCATCCCCAAGCCGTTTTCCCGCGTCGTGCTCCGCGTCAGCCGCCCGGTGAACATTGCTCCCGATGCCGGCAGCGCGGCCCTGGAGGACGGTCATAAGGAAATGCAGGCCGCGCTCGATCGCGCCCGCGAGTCGGCCGAAGCCGAATTCGGACAGAATTCCGCGCAAGGCTGA
- a CDS encoding ABC transporter permease codes for MRNTWLILRREYLERVRTRSFIVSTLLLPSLMIALMVLPGKLATLKASGTRRVALVCANADFARAVQSQFQRSKTESDKLDSSPRYEIEIVSTPDDATRAALKGRVAAGTLDGYVWLSDEAVASRHISYAARETSDFIEAATMQSALRTALLGQELRARGVPAADADKLMKGVELETISIKGGREKKAGGPLQLISAIVLVMMLYITLILYGVSVMRSVLEEKTSRVMEVVLSSATARELMAGKILGVGAVGLTQIAIWVAIALAGTTPGMLAARSRLSQINLSPAALPAFAVFFVLGFLLYSALYAALGAMVNSEQEAQQWQFFVILPVMIPVMMMTYVIRQPNAPLSMWMSLVPFFAPILMYIRVVVGPPPFWQIALCIALLLATLWAVVALCSRIYRVGILMYGKRPTLPEIVKWVKYA; via the coding sequence ATGCGTAACACCTGGCTGATCCTTCGCCGGGAATACCTGGAGCGCGTGCGAACTCGGTCGTTCATCGTCTCCACCCTGTTGCTGCCGTCGCTGATGATTGCCCTGATGGTGCTGCCCGGCAAACTGGCAACGCTCAAGGCGTCGGGCACGCGGCGGGTGGCGCTGGTCTGCGCCAATGCTGATTTCGCCCGCGCCGTGCAATCGCAATTTCAACGCAGCAAGACGGAATCCGACAAGCTCGACTCCTCTCCCCGCTACGAAATTGAAATCGTTTCCACTCCTGACGACGCGACGCGCGCGGCGCTCAAGGGCCGCGTTGCGGCCGGAACGTTGGACGGTTATGTCTGGCTCAGCGACGAGGCCGTCGCTTCGCGCCACATCTCGTACGCCGCGCGCGAGACCAGCGACTTCATCGAGGCTGCCACCATGCAGAGCGCGCTTCGGACGGCCTTGCTTGGCCAGGAACTGCGCGCTCGCGGTGTCCCTGCCGCAGATGCCGACAAACTCATGAAGGGCGTGGAACTGGAGACCATCAGCATCAAGGGCGGGCGGGAGAAAAAAGCCGGAGGGCCGCTGCAGTTGATCAGCGCCATCGTGCTGGTCATGATGCTTTACATAACCCTGATCCTCTACGGCGTCTCCGTCATGCGCTCGGTGCTCGAGGAAAAAACCTCGCGCGTCATGGAGGTCGTCTTGTCGTCCGCCACCGCCAGGGAATTGATGGCGGGAAAAATTCTTGGCGTGGGCGCCGTCGGGCTGACCCAGATTGCGATTTGGGTCGCCATCGCCCTCGCCGGCACTACGCCCGGAATGCTCGCCGCCCGTAGCCGCCTGTCCCAGATCAATCTGTCGCCCGCCGCGCTCCCTGCCTTCGCCGTCTTTTTCGTCCTCGGGTTCCTGCTCTACAGCGCGCTCTACGCCGCGCTCGGCGCCATGGTCAACTCCGAGCAGGAAGCGCAGCAGTGGCAGTTCTTCGTGATCTTGCCGGTAATGATTCCGGTGATGATGATGACCTACGTCATTCGCCAGCCGAACGCGCCGCTTTCCATGTGGATGTCGCTGGTGCCTTTCTTCGCTCCCATCCTCATGTACATCCGGGTCGTGGTCGGGCCGCCGCCGTTCTGGCAGATCGCCCTGTGCATCGCGCTGCTGCTGGCGACCTTGTGGGCAGTGGTCGCGCTCTGCTCGCGTATCTACCGCGTCGGCATCCTCATGTACGGCAAACGGCCCACCCTGCCGGAAATTGTGAAGTGGGTGAAGTACGCGTAA
- a CDS encoding ATP-binding cassette domain-containing protein: MTNTVELENVCKSYDHFVAVDKLSLHVRAGSVYGLLGPNGAGKTSTLRMMIGITVPDSGAIRLFGESFRRGQLSRVGYLPEERGLYKRMKLLDQLVFLAELKGVSATDAVRQATFWCERLELGAWMSKKVEELSKGMQQKVQFIAALLHDPELLILDEPFAGLDPANAVALKDVLLEMKQAGKTILFSTHRMDQVERLCDSICLVDHGKAVLQGDLKQIKSKFGRHDVQLEYEGEDNFLADGALVQSFNNYGNYVEVRLQPGADPQELLRMAAARARVNKFELMEPSLEEIFLEVVGRPNA, encoded by the coding sequence ATGACCAACACGGTGGAACTGGAAAACGTCTGCAAGAGCTATGACCACTTCGTCGCCGTGGACAAACTCTCGCTCCACGTCCGGGCCGGCAGCGTCTATGGACTGCTTGGTCCCAACGGCGCCGGCAAGACCAGCACCCTGCGCATGATGATCGGCATCACCGTGCCCGACTCGGGCGCCATCCGCCTCTTCGGCGAGAGCTTCCGTCGTGGACAGCTGTCCCGCGTCGGCTATCTACCGGAAGAGCGCGGCTTGTACAAGCGCATGAAGCTGCTCGACCAGCTGGTTTTCCTCGCTGAGTTGAAGGGCGTGTCCGCCACCGACGCGGTGCGCCAGGCCACCTTCTGGTGCGAGCGCCTCGAACTGGGCGCGTGGATGAGCAAGAAGGTCGAAGAGCTCTCCAAGGGCATGCAGCAAAAGGTGCAGTTCATCGCCGCGCTGCTGCACGATCCCGAACTGCTCATCCTCGACGAGCCCTTCGCCGGACTGGATCCCGCCAATGCCGTCGCCCTCAAGGACGTGCTCCTGGAAATGAAGCAGGCGGGCAAAACCATCCTGTTCTCCACCCACCGCATGGACCAGGTGGAGCGCCTGTGCGACTCCATTTGCCTGGTCGACCACGGAAAAGCCGTGCTCCAGGGCGACCTGAAGCAGATCAAGTCGAAGTTCGGCCGGCACGACGTGCAACTGGAGTACGAAGGCGAGGACAATTTCCTTGCCGACGGCGCGCTGGTGCAGTCGTTCAACAACTACGGCAATTACGTCGAGGTGCGCCTCCAGCCTGGCGCCGATCCGCAAGAGCTGCTGCGCATGGCTGCGGCGCGCGCCCGGGTCAACAAGTTCGAGCTCATGGAACCCTCGCTGGAAGAAATTTTCCTCGAAGTTGTCGGGAGGCCGAATGCGTAA
- the fabF gene encoding beta-ketoacyl-ACP synthase II: MGRRVVVTGIGLICGTGNTTEEVWRNLLAGKSGIEKIQQFDASQFASQIAGEVRNFDPLQFIEKKEIKKMGRFIHFALAASDEAIKSSGLQISHENAGRVGVHIGSGIGGFDVIEREHSNLLNGGPRKISPFFIPAAIANLAAGHVSIRYNAKGPNECTSTACTSSAHSIGDAFRIIARCDADVMIAGGTEAAITPMGVGGFSAMRALSTRNHDPGKASRPWDKGRDGFVIGEGAGILVLEDLEHARNRGAKILAEVVGYGMSADANHITQPAPEGEGGYRVMVNALNDAKLRPDQIGYINAHGTSTDLGDKLETQAIKRAFGDHAYKLAVSSTKSSTGHLLGGAGGLEAGVTVLALRDQVLPPTLNLEDPDEGCDLDYVPLHSRQAEIEFAVSNSFGFGGTNGCLIFRRWED; the protein is encoded by the coding sequence TTGGGAAGGCGGGTCGTAGTTACCGGCATCGGTCTTATCTGCGGGACCGGCAACACCACCGAGGAAGTCTGGCGTAACCTGCTGGCCGGCAAGAGCGGCATCGAAAAAATCCAGCAGTTCGACGCCTCGCAATTCGCCTCGCAGATTGCCGGGGAAGTCCGCAACTTCGACCCGCTTCAATTCATCGAGAAAAAAGAAATCAAGAAAATGGGGCGCTTCATCCACTTTGCCCTCGCCGCCTCGGATGAAGCGATCAAGTCCTCCGGCCTGCAGATATCGCATGAGAATGCCGGCCGCGTCGGCGTGCACATCGGCAGCGGCATCGGCGGGTTCGACGTCATCGAGCGTGAGCACTCCAACCTGCTGAACGGCGGCCCGCGCAAGATTTCGCCTTTTTTTATTCCCGCCGCCATCGCCAACCTTGCCGCCGGTCACGTCAGCATCCGCTACAACGCCAAGGGACCCAATGAGTGCACCTCGACAGCGTGCACCTCGAGCGCCCACTCCATCGGGGACGCCTTCAGAATCATTGCCCGCTGCGACGCTGATGTCATGATCGCCGGCGGCACCGAAGCCGCCATTACTCCCATGGGGGTTGGCGGTTTTTCCGCCATGCGCGCCCTTTCCACCCGCAACCATGATCCTGGGAAAGCCAGCCGCCCATGGGACAAGGGACGCGACGGTTTCGTCATCGGCGAAGGCGCCGGCATCCTGGTCCTGGAAGACCTGGAGCACGCCCGCAATCGCGGCGCGAAAATCCTGGCCGAGGTTGTCGGCTACGGCATGAGCGCCGACGCCAATCACATTACTCAGCCGGCGCCCGAAGGGGAAGGCGGATACCGCGTCATGGTGAACGCCCTCAACGACGCCAAGCTGCGCCCCGATCAGATTGGCTACATCAACGCCCACGGAACCTCCACCGATCTCGGGGACAAGCTGGAAACGCAGGCCATCAAGCGCGCCTTCGGCGACCACGCTTACAAGCTGGCCGTCAGTTCCACCAAGTCGAGTACCGGTCACCTGCTAGGAGGCGCCGGCGGCCTGGAAGCCGGTGTTACCGTGCTCGCCCTGCGTGACCAGGTACTTCCTCCAACGCTCAACCTGGAAGATCCCGACGAAGGTTGCGATCTCGACTACGTTCCGCTGCACTCCCGTCAAGCCGAGATCGAGTTCGCGGTTTCCAATTCCTTCGGCTTTGGCGGCACCAACGGCTGCCTCATCTTCCGCCGCTGGGAGGACTGA
- the acpP gene encoding acyl carrier protein: MAQVEEKVKQIIVEQLGVDEAEVTANASFVDDLGADSLDTVELVMAFEEAFDIEIPDEDAEKIRTVQDAVDYISKNAKVSKQ; this comes from the coding sequence ATGGCGCAGGTAGAAGAAAAAGTGAAGCAGATCATCGTGGAGCAGCTCGGGGTCGATGAGGCCGAAGTCACCGCCAACGCTTCCTTCGTGGACGACCTCGGCGCCGATTCGCTCGACACCGTCGAACTGGTCATGGCTTTCGAGGAAGCTTTTGACATAGAGATTCCCGACGAGGACGCCGAGAAAATTCGCACCGTCCAGGACGCCGTGGACTACATCAGCAAGAACGCCAAGGTCAGCAAGCAGTAG